The following proteins are encoded in a genomic region of Galbibacter sp. BG1:
- a CDS encoding SDR family oxidoreductase has product MKHILITGVSSGIGYTTAKLFLEKGFFVFGSVRKQKDADELQKELGGNFLPLIFDVVNEAAIKQAVKIVEGKLGEGVGLECLVNNAGVSVNGPLAYISIEEFSNQLDINVLGVLRVTQAFLPLLGFNNELPKGRIVNISSGSGRVTRPFMAPYSASKYAVEALSDGFRRELLDFGIEVTVIEPGPIKSEIWSKAKADAETQVNKYKDTPYEKIYDHMDKAVQGMEGIALDASKVSNLIYGIVAGEKKKTRYLVAPKKWLFWLAIHVFPDKFLDKMFQKQFKKLVEEQ; this is encoded by the coding sequence ATGAAACACATTTTAATAACCGGGGTTTCTTCCGGGATAGGTTATACAACTGCAAAATTATTTTTAGAGAAAGGTTTTTTTGTTTTCGGAAGTGTTAGAAAACAAAAGGATGCCGATGAATTACAAAAAGAATTGGGAGGGAACTTTCTTCCTTTAATTTTTGATGTGGTAAATGAAGCTGCCATCAAACAGGCGGTAAAGATAGTGGAAGGAAAACTTGGGGAAGGTGTAGGTTTGGAGTGTTTGGTAAACAATGCAGGGGTTTCTGTAAATGGGCCACTAGCCTATATTTCCATTGAAGAATTCTCCAATCAATTAGATATAAATGTTTTAGGTGTTTTGAGGGTAACCCAAGCATTTTTACCACTTTTAGGCTTTAATAACGAGCTTCCAAAAGGAAGAATTGTAAATATAAGCAGTGGCTCTGGTAGGGTTACTAGGCCTTTTATGGCGCCCTATTCGGCATCTAAATATGCGGTAGAAGCCCTTTCTGATGGTTTTAGAAGGGAATTACTGGATTTTGGCATAGAGGTTACCGTTATAGAACCCGGCCCTATAAAGTCAGAAATTTGGAGTAAGGCAAAGGCAGATGCCGAAACCCAAGTTAACAAATATAAAGATACGCCGTACGAGAAGATTTACGACCATATGGACAAAGCTGTTCAAGGCATGGAAGGAATTGCTCTCGATGCGAGTAAAGTTTCCAATTTAATCTACGGTATCGTTGCTGGGGAAAAGAAAAAAACACGATATCTGGTAGCACCAAAAAAATGGTTGTTTTGGTTGGCTATCCATGTGTTTCCCGATAAGTTTTTAGACAAAATGTTTCAGAAGCAGTTTAAGAAACTAGTGGAAGAACAATAA
- a CDS encoding aminotransferase class I/II-fold pyridoxal phosphate-dependent enzyme, producing MRDLFDRIIENKGPLGKWASQAEGYFVFPKLEGQISNRMKFNGKEVITWSINDYLGLANHPEVLKADAEAAMEHGAAYPMGARMMSGHTDLHEKLQNELAKFVNKEATYLLNFGYQGMVSAIDALVTKDDIIVYDVDSHACIIDGVRLHMGKRFTYQHNDMDSLEKNLERATKMAEQTGGGILVISEGVFGMRGEQGRLKEIVALKQKYNFRLLVDDAHGFGTLGETGAGAGEEQGVQDQIDVYFATFAKSMASIGAFLAGDKEVIDYLKYNLRSQMFAKSLPMIFVKGALKRLEMLRTMPELKAKLWENVNALQNGLKERGFDIGNTQSCVTPVYLNGSIPEAMALVKDLRENYGIFCSIVVYPVIPKGLILLRMIPTATHTLADIEATLEAFSAIRDRLENGTYKRLSAAVEAAMEDK from the coding sequence ATGAGAGATTTATTTGATAGAATTATTGAGAACAAAGGGCCATTAGGAAAATGGGCTTCTCAGGCAGAGGGATATTTTGTTTTTCCTAAACTGGAAGGACAAATTTCAAACAGAATGAAGTTTAATGGGAAAGAAGTAATTACCTGGAGTATCAATGATTATCTTGGTCTTGCTAATCATCCAGAAGTTCTAAAAGCAGACGCAGAGGCTGCAATGGAGCACGGGGCGGCTTACCCTATGGGGGCACGAATGATGAGTGGACATACAGACCTTCACGAAAAATTACAAAACGAACTTGCTAAATTCGTAAATAAAGAGGCTACCTATTTATTGAACTTTGGATATCAAGGAATGGTATCTGCTATCGATGCTTTGGTTACCAAAGACGATATTATTGTTTATGATGTAGATTCCCATGCTTGTATTATCGATGGGGTACGTTTACATATGGGTAAACGTTTCACCTATCAGCACAACGATATGGATAGCCTTGAGAAAAACTTGGAGCGTGCTACCAAAATGGCAGAGCAAACAGGTGGTGGTATCTTGGTTATTTCTGAAGGTGTTTTTGGTATGCGTGGCGAACAAGGTCGCTTAAAAGAGATTGTAGCGCTTAAACAAAAATACAACTTTAGATTACTTGTAGATGATGCCCATGGTTTTGGTACCTTAGGGGAGACAGGGGCAGGTGCTGGAGAAGAGCAAGGTGTACAGGATCAAATAGATGTTTATTTTGCCACCTTTGCAAAGTCTATGGCCAGCATTGGTGCTTTCTTGGCAGGAGATAAAGAAGTAATAGATTACCTAAAATATAATTTACGTTCTCAAATGTTTGCAAAATCATTACCAATGATTTTTGTAAAAGGAGCTTTAAAGCGTTTGGAGATGCTTAGAACCATGCCAGAACTTAAAGCTAAGTTATGGGAGAACGTTAATGCCCTTCAAAATGGATTAAAGGAAAGAGGTTTCGATATTGGGAATACACAGAGTTGTGTAACACCAGTATATCTAAACGGAAGCATCCCAGAAGCCATGGCATTGGTAAAGGATTTACGTGAAAACTACGGAATTTTCTGTTCGATTGTGGTGTACCCTGTAATACCTAAAGGATTAATTCTTTTACGTATGATTCCTACAGCTACCCATACCTTGGCAGATATCGAGGCGACACTTGAAGCGTTTTCGGCAATCAGGGACCGGCTTGAAAATGGAACCTACAAAAGACTTTCTGCAGCCGTAGAAGCTGCTATGGAAGACAAGTAG
- a CDS encoding mechanosensitive ion channel family protein — MLNIQHNNFSFYILLCFSYLCCLNSIYAQEQNPKKTKDSIRELPTKESVLPANGVYQQNAIQEYNEAYYQLSRLNESMGLPPSKYNLQTPQAALEHFVVSCRNQNYEAAAYALNLNLLPDNIKHTDAGKLAQKLFIVLDSRIKIDWDGLSDRPDGQTDIRTTTNQAIAGQARRSVVFGTIDLEERDVILRLQRVKYQDYGAFWLISSNTVENIEPLYEEYGPRKLDRMMPSWARIKFLNIPVWKFLGTLLLMGISFLVGWVCFKLLKMIFKRFKKVWLTTISSKLAKPGAIAIGVLFFYVTLNELISFAGPFASNIYAVLLIVVVGAVTWFIMKFIDAFMVYVAENQIGDVSPEENSEARKSLTYISVARRIITFLVTIVGISIVLSQFRSFEKLGISLLASAGVVTVVLGVAAQSTLGNIIAGIQIAITRPAKIGDTIIIDDNWGYVEDITFTYMVVRTWDLRRLVVPLKEIISKTFENWSMTSANQIRPIILYADYRVDVEKIRTKFKELLESNEKWDKEHEPSVQVVEVTERAVKVRALCSAKDAMSSWDLHCELREQLVKYISSLEKGAYLTRSRHLADTQWRQHSED; from the coding sequence ATGCTAAATATTCAACACAATAATTTTTCCTTTTATATTCTATTATGTTTTTCCTATTTGTGCTGCCTTAATTCAATTTATGCTCAAGAGCAAAACCCTAAAAAAACGAAGGATTCCATAAGGGAACTCCCCACTAAGGAAAGTGTTCTGCCAGCAAATGGCGTTTATCAACAAAATGCTATTCAAGAATATAACGAAGCTTACTATCAACTTAGTAGATTGAATGAAAGTATGGGGTTGCCCCCGAGCAAATATAATTTGCAAACACCACAAGCGGCGCTGGAACATTTTGTGGTAAGTTGTAGAAATCAAAATTACGAAGCAGCGGCCTATGCTTTAAATTTAAACCTACTGCCAGACAATATTAAGCATACAGATGCAGGAAAACTGGCTCAAAAACTATTTATAGTTTTAGATTCTAGGATAAAAATTGATTGGGATGGTTTATCCGACAGGCCTGATGGTCAAACAGATATTAGAACTACAACTAACCAGGCAATTGCTGGTCAAGCTCGAAGAAGTGTAGTTTTTGGAACTATAGATCTGGAGGAGCGAGATGTTATTTTGAGGCTGCAAAGGGTGAAATACCAAGACTACGGTGCGTTTTGGTTGATTTCTTCAAACACGGTAGAAAATATTGAGCCTTTATACGAAGAATACGGCCCGAGAAAGCTGGATCGAATGATGCCGAGTTGGGCCAGAATTAAGTTTTTAAATATTCCGGTTTGGAAATTTTTAGGAACGTTGTTATTAATGGGGATATCTTTTTTAGTTGGTTGGGTGTGCTTTAAACTTCTTAAAATGATATTTAAACGTTTTAAAAAGGTGTGGCTTACCACAATCTCTTCCAAGCTGGCAAAACCTGGTGCAATTGCGATTGGTGTTTTGTTTTTTTATGTGACTTTAAATGAGTTGATTTCCTTTGCGGGACCTTTTGCAAGCAATATTTACGCGGTTCTTCTAATTGTGGTGGTAGGTGCCGTTACTTGGTTTATTATGAAGTTTATTGATGCCTTTATGGTTTATGTAGCCGAAAATCAAATAGGTGATGTTTCTCCGGAAGAGAATTCTGAAGCTAGGAAATCCTTAACCTATATATCAGTAGCAAGAAGGATTATTACTTTTCTCGTCACTATCGTTGGGATAAGCATTGTTTTATCACAATTCCGTTCCTTTGAAAAATTAGGTATTTCCCTATTGGCCTCTGCCGGGGTTGTAACTGTGGTTCTAGGGGTTGCAGCACAAAGTACACTTGGGAACATCATTGCAGGCATACAAATAGCAATTACCAGACCTGCCAAAATTGGTGATACCATAATAATAGATGATAATTGGGGCTATGTAGAAGATATAACGTTTACATATATGGTGGTGCGAACATGGGATTTGAGACGACTTGTAGTCCCATTAAAGGAAATAATTTCTAAAACTTTTGAGAACTGGTCAATGACCAGTGCCAATCAAATACGGCCTATTATTTTGTATGCCGATTATCGTGTGGATGTCGAAAAAATAAGAACAAAATTTAAAGAACTTTTGGAATCTAACGAAAAGTGGGATAAAGAACATGAACCCAGCGTACAAGTGGTAGAGGTTACCGAGCGGGCGGTAAAAGTGAGGGCGCTGTGCAGTGCAAAAGATGCCATGTCCAGTTGGGACCTTCACTGCGAACTACGGGAACAGCTGGTAAAGTACATTAGCTCTTTGGAAAAAGGAGCTTATTTAACCAGATCCCGTCATTTGGCAGATACCCAATGGAGACAGCACTCTGAAGATTAA
- a CDS encoding GTP cyclohydrolase, whose protein sequence is MIEIKQATTKKELEQFVKFPFSLYKNSKNWVPPIIKEELNNFDRKKNPAFKNADAWFFLAYKNGAVAGRVCAIINWNEVKELGNSKLRFGWFDAIEDENVAKALFEKVFAIGKEHKLEFVEGPAGFSNMDKAGMLIEGFDRIGSMPTNYNYAYYPTLMDAVGFQKEVDWKEFEILTPNKVPEKLAKFSDLLMKKYNLKLIHTPNTKTLLPYAEKIFDLMNRSHEHLESFTPIKPYQIEHYKNKYLKFLDPDFVNLIADENDELVAFSIIMPSFSKALQKANGKLFPFGFYHLLKAQKKNNKATMLLIGVAPEYMRKGLTAIIFHKTYEVFVRRGIEIVETNPELETNNQVQALWKDYNPQLIKKWRTYRKYL, encoded by the coding sequence ATGATAGAAATAAAGCAAGCGACCACAAAAAAGGAATTGGAACAATTTGTTAAATTCCCCTTTTCCCTTTACAAGAATTCCAAAAACTGGGTTCCACCTATCATCAAGGAAGAACTCAATAATTTTGATCGCAAAAAGAACCCAGCGTTTAAAAATGCTGATGCGTGGTTTTTTTTAGCTTATAAAAACGGAGCAGTTGCAGGTCGTGTTTGCGCTATTATTAATTGGAATGAAGTAAAAGAACTTGGCAATAGTAAACTGCGGTTTGGTTGGTTCGACGCCATTGAAGATGAAAATGTTGCCAAAGCTCTGTTTGAAAAAGTATTTGCTATTGGGAAAGAGCATAAATTAGAATTTGTAGAAGGTCCCGCTGGGTTTTCCAATATGGATAAGGCAGGAATGCTTATAGAGGGCTTCGACCGTATAGGTAGCATGCCTACCAACTATAACTACGCCTATTACCCTACCTTGATGGATGCGGTGGGATTTCAAAAAGAAGTAGATTGGAAAGAGTTTGAAATTTTAACGCCTAATAAGGTTCCAGAAAAACTCGCCAAGTTTTCTGATCTTCTAATGAAAAAATACAATTTAAAGCTCATTCATACGCCTAATACAAAAACACTTTTACCCTATGCTGAAAAGATTTTTGATTTAATGAATCGTTCGCACGAACATTTAGAATCTTTCACGCCCATAAAACCTTATCAAATAGAGCATTATAAGAATAAGTATCTGAAATTTCTAGACCCAGACTTTGTAAATCTTATTGCTGATGAAAATGATGAGTTGGTCGCTTTTTCAATTATAATGCCTTCATTTTCCAAAGCCTTGCAAAAAGCCAATGGCAAGTTATTCCCTTTTGGGTTCTATCATCTTTTAAAGGCTCAAAAGAAAAACAACAAAGCAACTATGCTACTTATTGGGGTGGCTCCGGAATATATGCGTAAAGGACTTACGGCAATCATATTTCATAAAACATATGAAGTATTTGTGCGCCGTGGAATTGAAATTGTAGAAACCAATCCAGAACTAGAAACCAACAATCAAGTGCAAGCGCTTTGGAAAGATTACAATCCGCAACTAATAAAAAAATGGCGAACCTATAGAAAGTATCTATAA
- a CDS encoding transporter — protein sequence MNKLCYLIAILCLTALNTRAQYTEVINSNRPGASYSAFAVGKNVIQGEGGFYYERNDHSVLETEGNRYGMDYALRYGMLFEQLEIILDGTFTKENYTDFSVDPSMDYTRSNFTRNTIGAKYLVYDPYKNPEKNKPNLYSWNANNHVQWRDLIPAVAVYAGANFNFGDNPFYPEDPQISPKVMIATQNHFTPNWVLVMNFIYDKFTTDDPLFNYIITLTHALPDPRYSIFVENQGYSSDSYSDGIFRAGAARLFKKNMQVDASLGINIKDTPSRFFGSIGVSYRLDYHKDKPKQIDNVSDQDKEFIKEAKKKRKKKNPFEDLDTNE from the coding sequence ATGAACAAACTTTGCTATCTTATCGCTATTCTTTGTTTAACAGCCCTAAACACCCGAGCCCAGTATACCGAAGTAATTAATTCTAACCGACCTGGAGCGTCTTACAGTGCTTTTGCCGTCGGAAAAAACGTTATACAAGGGGAAGGAGGCTTTTATTACGAAAGAAACGACCACTCAGTGTTGGAAACAGAAGGAAACCGCTACGGAATGGATTACGCATTGCGTTACGGAATGTTATTCGAACAACTGGAAATTATTTTGGACGGAACTTTTACCAAAGAGAACTACACCGATTTTTCTGTTGATCCTTCCATGGATTATACAAGAAGCAACTTTACCCGAAACACCATCGGTGCCAAATATTTGGTTTACGATCCGTATAAAAATCCAGAGAAAAACAAACCTAATCTATACAGTTGGAATGCAAATAACCATGTGCAATGGAGAGACTTAATTCCGGCTGTAGCCGTCTACGCAGGTGCTAATTTTAATTTTGGTGACAATCCATTTTATCCGGAAGACCCTCAAATTAGCCCTAAAGTAATGATTGCCACCCAGAACCACTTCACACCAAATTGGGTGCTTGTGATGAACTTTATTTACGATAAGTTTACCACAGACGATCCACTTTTTAATTACATCATTACCCTAACCCATGCCCTACCGGATCCTAGATATTCTATTTTTGTGGAAAACCAAGGTTACAGTAGCGATTCGTATTCAGATGGTATTTTTAGGGCAGGCGCCGCAAGGTTGTTTAAGAAAAACATGCAGGTAGATGCTTCTCTTGGGATAAATATAAAAGACACCCCATCTCGCTTCTTTGGCTCTATCGGGGTTTCATACCGTTTGGACTACCACAAGGATAAACCAAAGCAAATCGACAACGTATCAGACCAAGACAAAGAATTTATAAAAGAAGCCAAGAAAAAGCGTAAAAAGAAAAATCCGTTTGAGGATTTAGACACTAACGAGTAA
- a CDS encoding DUF4834 family protein → MQLLRTILIILLVWYGFKILARLFGPYLMKYASKKMEKKFNEQFGQRQRPQDPNYKEGETVIDKKPRNSSDKNSKEEVGEYIEFEEID, encoded by the coding sequence ATGCAGTTATTAAGAACAATATTAATTATACTTCTGGTATGGTACGGTTTTAAAATATTAGCTCGCCTTTTTGGACCTTACCTTATGAAATATGCTTCCAAGAAAATGGAAAAGAAGTTTAATGAACAATTTGGGCAGCGACAAAGACCCCAAGACCCCAACTATAAGGAAGGGGAAACCGTAATCGATAAAAAACCTCGAAATTCAAGTGATAAAAATTCTAAGGAAGAAGTAGGGGAATACATAGAATTTGAAGAAATAGACTAA
- a CDS encoding YfhO family protein: protein MTDQFKKIVPHLVVFLVFILISIIYFSPALQGKKIFQSDIVQYIGMSKERNDFKDQTGEESYWTNSAFGGMPTYQLGANYPHNYIKKLDKTIRFLPRPADYLFLYFIGFYVLLLVLKVDWKLAGIGALAFGFSTYLIIILGVGHNAKAHAIGYFPFVLAGIVLAFRRKYVSGFLLTAFAMALEINANHFQMTYYLMLLVLVLGLVYLYDAFKKKELPQFFKTVGILAVAVVLAVATNATNLMATQEYAKWSTRGKSELTLNPDGTPKESTNGLDKEYITQYSYGLFESLNLFVPRLTGGGNDEELGKDSNSYEYLVRQGVPPAQAQDFVKNQAAHMMYWGGQPIVAAPAYVGAVVLFLFVLSLFLVKGRHKWWLLAGSLISLILSWGHNFEALTYAMIDYFPMYNKFRAITSIQVILELCVPILAILGLKELFDGKLEKAKKLEALKWSAITCVGILVVLFFAKGALDFTHANDSYYRQQFDQMGMNQLMSNIKKDREALYTKDVFRSLLFVLIAAAVIWLFIKEKLKKNYTIIAFGILFLVDLVGIDRQYVNNEDFVSARVLEQPFQESAIDKQILQDKGYYRVFNTQESINGASTSFYHKSIGGYHAAKPKRLQDLFEYQISKNNVAVLNMLNVKYIIRQNDKGQMYPANNPYANGPAWFVKNLKAVNSPDAEMKALDSINVKTTAVFDKNRFEGVSEGAFTVDSTTSIKLIDYQPNELTYKTSNKNNGVAVFSEMYYPNGWQVSIDGKAVEEFRANYALRALEVPAGEHTITFTFDPEVVKTGASISLASNILLFLLLIGGVFYGIKTNIKEE from the coding sequence ATGACTGACCAGTTTAAGAAAATAGTACCACATCTTGTGGTATTTTTAGTTTTTATACTTATTTCAATTATATATTTTTCCCCAGCTCTCCAAGGGAAGAAAATCTTTCAAAGTGATATTGTTCAATATATTGGTATGTCCAAAGAGCGAAATGATTTTAAAGATCAGACTGGAGAAGAATCGTATTGGACGAACAGTGCATTTGGCGGGATGCCAACCTACCAGCTAGGAGCCAATTATCCTCATAATTACATTAAAAAATTAGATAAAACCATTCGATTTTTGCCGAGGCCGGCAGACTACCTGTTTTTATATTTTATAGGTTTCTACGTACTTTTATTAGTATTAAAAGTTGACTGGAAATTAGCAGGGATTGGAGCCTTGGCTTTTGGTTTTTCTACCTATCTCATTATAATTTTAGGGGTCGGACACAATGCCAAAGCCCATGCCATTGGGTATTTTCCATTTGTTTTGGCTGGAATTGTCTTAGCTTTCCGAAGAAAATATGTTAGCGGATTTTTACTGACAGCATTTGCTATGGCGTTGGAGATCAATGCAAACCATTTTCAAATGACCTATTATTTAATGCTTTTGGTTCTGGTACTTGGATTGGTTTACCTTTACGATGCCTTTAAAAAGAAAGAATTGCCTCAGTTTTTTAAAACCGTAGGGATTTTAGCTGTTGCTGTTGTTTTAGCTGTAGCTACAAACGCTACCAATTTAATGGCAACCCAAGAGTATGCAAAATGGAGCACAAGGGGAAAAAGTGAATTAACACTTAATCCCGATGGTACGCCCAAAGAGAGCACCAATGGCCTCGATAAAGAGTATATCACGCAGTATAGCTATGGTCTTTTCGAGTCTTTAAACCTTTTTGTCCCTAGATTGACAGGTGGTGGAAACGATGAAGAATTGGGTAAAGATTCCAATAGCTACGAATATTTGGTACGGCAAGGCGTTCCTCCAGCCCAAGCTCAGGACTTCGTGAAAAATCAAGCGGCACATATGATGTATTGGGGTGGTCAACCAATAGTGGCTGCACCGGCTTATGTAGGCGCGGTGGTGTTATTTTTGTTTGTTCTAAGTTTATTTTTAGTAAAGGGCAGGCATAAGTGGTGGTTGCTAGCAGGTTCATTAATTTCCCTAATCCTATCTTGGGGACACAATTTCGAAGCTTTAACCTATGCCATGATTGATTATTTCCCGATGTACAATAAATTTAGGGCCATAACCTCCATACAAGTTATTTTAGAGCTTTGCGTGCCCATTTTAGCTATTTTGGGTCTTAAAGAACTATTTGACGGTAAACTGGAAAAAGCCAAAAAGTTGGAAGCCTTAAAATGGTCTGCTATTACTTGTGTTGGAATTTTGGTGGTATTATTTTTTGCAAAAGGCGCTTTAGACTTCACCCACGCAAACGATTCTTATTACCGACAGCAGTTCGATCAAATGGGAATGAACCAATTAATGAGCAATATTAAAAAAGATCGGGAGGCACTGTATACCAAAGATGTTTTTAGAAGTCTATTGTTCGTGTTGATTGCCGCCGCTGTAATTTGGTTATTTATAAAAGAAAAGCTGAAGAAAAACTACACTATTATTGCTTTTGGAATACTTTTCCTGGTAGATTTGGTTGGAATCGATAGGCAGTATGTGAATAATGAAGACTTTGTATCGGCTCGGGTTTTAGAGCAACCATTTCAAGAGTCTGCAATAGATAAGCAAATTCTTCAAGATAAGGGATATTACCGGGTTTTTAATACCCAAGAGAGCATTAACGGGGCAAGTACTTCATTCTACCATAAATCCATTGGGGGATATCATGCAGCCAAGCCAAAACGTTTACAAGACTTGTTCGAATATCAAATATCAAAGAATAATGTAGCCGTTTTAAATATGCTGAATGTAAAGTATATAATTAGGCAAAACGATAAAGGACAGATGTACCCAGCAAATAATCCATATGCCAATGGTCCTGCTTGGTTTGTAAAAAATTTGAAAGCTGTAAATTCGCCTGATGCCGAAATGAAGGCATTGGATAGCATAAACGTAAAAACCACTGCAGTTTTTGATAAAAATAGGTTTGAAGGTGTTTCTGAAGGGGCTTTCACAGTCGATTCCACTACTTCGATTAAATTAATAGATTACCAGCCGAACGAGCTTACCTATAAGACTTCAAATAAGAATAATGGGGTGGCTGTTTTTTCAGAAATGTATTATCCGAACGGTTGGCAGGTCAGTATAGATGGCAAAGCTGTTGAAGAGTTCAGGGCGAATTATGCCTTGCGTGCTTTAGAAGTACCGGCTGGAGAACATACCATTACCTTCACTTTTGACCCAGAAGTCGTTAAAACTGGAGCTTCGATTAGTTTGGCCAGTAATATTTTACTGTTTTTACTGCTTATCGGTGGTGTTTTCTACGGAATTAAAACAAATATAAAAGAGGAGTAA
- a CDS encoding glycosyltransferase, whose amino-acid sequence MKKVLIICYYWPPAGGPGVQRWLNFVRFLPEFNIEPIVFVPENADYPLEDLSFLDEVPDHVRVIKHPIFEPYKLASVFSKSKTKQISKGIISAKKQSLSEKIMLWIRGNLFIPDARVFWVNPSVKYLENFIAEEQIETIITTGPPHSIHLIGLKLKQKLKLKWIADFRDPWTNIGYHSELKLTNFAKKKHLQLEQKVLNKADEIITTSFTTKKEFQAITKKPIEVITNGYLNSKSAHAILNKNFTLSHIGSLLSGRNPKILWKAIGELLAENTNFKSCFKLQLAGAVSNEVLAAIKAAGINDNLEVLGYVSHEEALALQQSSQVLLLIEIDSEKTKGIIPGKLFEYMAANRPILAFGPEGWDVEQILKETQTGFYFGYSEKEKIKQAILSYYESYKTGNLYVNSTNINKYHRKSLTEHLASVI is encoded by the coding sequence ATGAAAAAAGTTCTAATCATATGCTATTACTGGCCTCCAGCAGGTGGGCCGGGAGTACAACGTTGGTTGAACTTTGTAAGGTTTTTACCGGAATTCAATATAGAACCAATAGTTTTTGTTCCAGAAAACGCTGATTATCCTTTGGAAGATCTTTCTTTTCTCGATGAAGTGCCAGATCACGTGCGGGTTATTAAACACCCCATTTTTGAACCCTACAAATTGGCTTCCGTATTTTCGAAAAGTAAAACCAAGCAGATAAGTAAGGGGATCATTTCAGCTAAAAAACAATCCCTTAGCGAAAAAATAATGTTATGGATTCGAGGGAATTTATTCATTCCGGATGCCCGGGTATTTTGGGTGAATCCCTCAGTTAAATATTTAGAGAATTTTATTGCAGAAGAACAGATCGAGACCATTATAACTACCGGTCCGCCGCATAGCATTCACCTCATAGGGTTAAAATTAAAACAGAAATTAAAATTAAAATGGATTGCAGACTTCCGTGATCCATGGACGAATATTGGGTATCATTCCGAATTAAAACTTACCAACTTTGCGAAGAAAAAGCATCTTCAGTTGGAGCAGAAGGTTTTGAACAAAGCAGATGAAATTATAACTACAAGCTTTACCACAAAAAAAGAGTTTCAGGCTATTACAAAGAAACCAATAGAGGTAATTACCAACGGATATTTAAATTCAAAAAGCGCCCATGCAATTTTAAATAAAAACTTTACATTATCACATATAGGCTCTTTATTATCAGGAAGAAACCCTAAAATATTATGGAAAGCTATTGGGGAATTGTTAGCTGAAAACACTAACTTCAAGTCATGCTTTAAGTTACAGCTTGCAGGTGCTGTAAGTAACGAAGTTTTAGCCGCTATTAAAGCTGCTGGAATAAATGATAATTTAGAGGTACTAGGTTACGTTTCGCATGAGGAGGCCTTGGCCTTGCAACAATCTTCCCAGGTATTGTTATTAATTGAAATTGATTCTGAAAAAACAAAAGGTATTATTCCCGGTAAACTTTTTGAATATATGGCCGCCAATCGTCCCATTTTAGCATTTGGCCCCGAAGGTTGGGATGTGGAGCAGATTCTTAAGGAAACACAAACTGGATTTTATTTCGGGTATTCAGAAAAAGAAAAGATAAAACAGGCAATACTTTCTTATTACGAGTCTTATAAAACTGGGAATTTGTATGTAAATTCGACAAACATTAATAAATATCATCGGAAATCCCTTACGGAGCACTTAGCTTCAGTTATTTAA